From Carassius auratus strain Wakin chromosome 9, ASM336829v1, whole genome shotgun sequence:
TAGCAATCACAATGCAGTggttgtgggtttttttttttgctcaagacTGTTGGGCTGATCTCACAATGAAGTCAAAGAGGAAAATGCTTTCTTTGCAAAAGCACGATGCATGACTGAAACCACTAAAAGACATTTGGTTTTTAAAGCcagtttactgtcactttttttgCCATGGGAACCCTGGACAGAAGAAAGCCATGTCATGGTTTATGATAAATGTGTgtagtttttaaatgtgttttgtgatGGATTTAATTATCTGTTTAACCCTCTTCAGTCAAAATATGGTACTGCATCTAAATAAAAGCTTGTCTGAGATATCAGCCCCACATTCGGACACACCTTATTTAGAATTGTAGATTTAGATTTGTAATcgtaaaatgttttttagaaaatatatttcatatttcatataaaaaaaatagtatttttgtcaaatagttttttttttccacttttcctAACCTTTTTCACTTAAGCAATAATCTGTCAAGAGTCttctaaaaaaaagagagaccaaACATAAGTCTGTTTTTCAAAGCATTCGAGATTTGATACAGTTGGATTTGAAAATGTTCTATGCTCAAAAATTGACAATAGACAATGAGTGGATTATAACTACTGCATAAATGAATAACCATAAAAtcaactagaaaatacaaaatattaaataaaaacattgacaagcAAATACATGTTACATTAATttcactgaataataataataataataataataataataataataataataataatatcaatcatTTTGACTGTCACTCGAGGTGCACCAGAAGATTGTTACTTACATGTGCATTTACTTTAAGactattaatttaaacatttttattttatatatatatatatatatatatatatatatatatatatatatatatatatatatatatatatatatatatatatatatatatatataataaaaatatatatttttccactaTTATTGTCTATCACACACTACGACCCAAATAATGTTCCAGTATCTATATGCTTTTATATGGTGTAAAAGGAAACAACTTTTCATGTATTTCACACAGCACTATATCTGCAAATGTTGTTATAGCCACAAACACATTTTCTACTTCTGCTTATATCTTTTTGTTGAAATACTTAttcagtttgtttaaaaaaaagagtctCTTTGAGACTCAGAGAGACTATATAAGAACCttatattcacacacaaaaaaagacatatttaagACGTTTTACTTCACTTTGTTTCTCAAAAGAATCTTGCATCATACTGAAGGTATGGATACACATCACTCTCTAGTGGTGAAAAGTGTCCTTACAGCATCCAGTGATTTCATACCATGTTATAcagcagtggctcccaatcctggtcctggagaaccccaacactgcacatttaaagctgcagtcggtaacttttgaccgtctagcggttaataaacagaactgcttgcatattgcggaagaacatcgttgccggaactacttctctctgtttatgtctatgaaaaatcacaaaggtactgggttactccgccgcagtatcctcgaagcaatctaaaatagtctgaatataaacacttattataggtgcaccctagtgattcaggacaagctaaaaacacagtttggaaaatggattcatggtgtactcgcttattatatacatttttctacattttgaacacaaacaaagttacggaccgcagctctgattggtcgtttcttaacgggagcgatgtattcctgcaaatggcaataggaccactgggaggagccagaggagcttgattttttcacagattattcgtctcatattctactgtcaggtcataatgacaggtttaacaaatatatttttacaaaagttacctactgcagctttaagaggtctccctattcaaacacacctgattcaactcatcagttcATCAgcgaagactccaagacctcaaatgtCTGGGTCAGAAAGACATTGATACTAGAAAGACACCAAAAGTGTGCAGTGTTGGAGGTTctccaggattgggaaccactgctatACAGTCTGCATCACATGTGCACTGGAATCTGCTACTGCAGGATATGACTACACAAAGGCACGCTTGCTTTGAATTGTTTGCCAAAAATAATGAACTCAAAAGAGTGATTGAAATTTTTAATGTGTGTCCTTATAGTGTAACCAACATCATGATATTCCATTCTCTTTTATTAAAGAGGCAATTTTTTGCTTAAGGGCCCCAAAGAATGAATGTCCATCACCTTACCATTCACCCAGCGCCATCTAGTACTGCTATCAAGCAATAACATTATAAGAGCACACAAGATACACACTATTAGTTGCTCATAGTTCAGTTAAAGAATAAAACAAGGCATTTGGACAAATGTTaactcatttgttaacattgtaTTGTATTAAACATAAAGCTGGATGAACATAGCAAAGTTTGAGTGAGGGCAAATAATCACCATCACCACCTACttgtaaaacaacattttgtttgtttgtttgtttttgttgttttccagAACAAACTTgtggaaaataacaaaataaatgccaTGCATTATATGCTCCTGCCCAAAGATTAGAcaacatgtttaaaatgatgccacTGAAAATGAAACGGGTcatagttcaaaagtttgagttagtttttttgtattcaactggctaaaaaaagtgtttacataaAACTGTGTGTAGAGTTGAAAATTCATTGTTTCTTCTATGTTTTCTCTGTCAAAAGAACCAGAAAACTGGTTGTAATTCTGTCACAGATAACACATTCTGCTAGGATATGATGACACCCAAGCAGATGCAGTCACAGATGCTGCGTTGTGTGGCTCTGTAACAGCAtacacacaataataaacatcaaGTTCCACTGAAAAACGGAAACAACCACATTCAAGAAattcatttaaacaatatttcacttttttattttaaataaatgttaaacatctATTCTGTGCGAACAGTATAATCAAACATTTTTACTGCAGAACACATTGTGGATTATGATAACCCTGCATGGATTGTCCAAGCATCTATGTATTGTCGATTTATATGCAAGCATTTATATATTCTCTATATTTGTCAGTTGCATGTAGCTGATTGCACAGTTATATTATTACTCTATTACTTAAACATAAATGTTACAAATTGTGCATTATGAAATGATTTGTGCATAAGGCTTGGCCTGGTCTGAATGTTTTTCCACATTTTCTGTGCTGATATCTGCTGAATGGCTATTACATTCTTAGAAGCAAAAGCCTTTCATTTCCGTGAAGCTTTCTGAGGGTTCACATTTTGTGTTTGTCTCAATTCTCTTACAGTTTCAGATATAATACGTGTAGTagtaagttttagtatttttgatgGGGTTTAACAACTAAAGAATTTGTTCCAAGTAAGGTAACTGCATGTAGTATAATGATGCATCCCCTGTATCTTCAAAGCTGATAAGATATAGAATTACACCACTTTttgataagataaaaaaaaaaaatcattaaattaagttaaatgtaaaaaaatgtgcaAAGGCATGATTTTCTACAACTGTGCATGGTCTATAAGACTGTATTGCATGCAGGCAGagaattatctttattattttacaaaactaaGAGCAGATGAAAGCGTATTTTATGTCATACATCACAAATACAGAAAGACATTACGTGAATGTTATACCTTTCAATTCTTAAGAGCTTTCGGTTGTACTCTTAATTTTGGCTCTTGTTTTGGAGCGTGTGTTGACTTCTGACGTCGAAGGCGTTGGGGACACAGCAGTATGCAGCTCAAATGGGGGATCGTCTTCCTCTTTTACTTCCCTGTCCTCACATCCGTCCATCTCTGTCTGATGTTTTCTGCAGTGTTTCTCAAAAGTGGACATCTTCACAAAGATTGTGTTGCACACCTTGCAATGGAAAAGCTGCTCTCCGTTTTGCAAGTGCAGTTTGAGCTGCAGATAGGAGGAATGAGCGAAGGCCCCCGAGCACACGCTACAACACAGCATCCCGCTGCCCTGGTGGCTTTTCTCGTGTTGTTTTAGCATGGACACTGACCTGAAGCCCTTGTTGCACGTGGCACTGTTGTATCTTCCCTCTCCCAGCTCCAGAGCCTGATGGTTAAGCAGGTGGGCTGACGTGCGGAAGGCCTTGCCACATTTCTCACACTTAAAAGGGCGCTCACCTGTGTGCAAGCGCAAGTGTATAATAAGTCCGGCCTTTTGCGTAAAAGCCCTTTCATACTGTGTGCATTTGAAGGGTTTTTCACCAGTGTGGAGCCTACGGTGGGTTTTCAGGTGTGAGGCACAGCCGAAGCACTTATTGCAATCTGGGCATTTGAAGGGTTTCTCACCAGTGTGGATGGTCTTGTGGCGCATAAGCTGGGACGATTGCATGAACATTTTGGAACATGCACTGCATTTGTACTTCCTCTCTCCGCTGTGAGAGCGCAGGTGCAAGGCAAGGTGAGCCAACGAGATGAAGGTCTTGGAGCAAAGCCGGCAGGTATGAGGCTTCTCCGCAGCATGGGAGCGTTTATGTAGAACCAGGCGAGAGGTGTGCAGCTGCTGGTGTCTGGTGAGCATGGATATCTGGGCAAAAGATTTGTCGCAAAGGCCACAAGGATGGGATCGAGGCTTGGAAGAGTGAGACATGTCGGATTACTCAGAGCAGAACAAAAGCCATCACACCTAATGACAAAAAACCATTAATAAAACTTATAGTTTAGTCTGATTATATGctgtcacacacaaaaaaatttttttatgccAAATAAATCTGTTTTAGTAATTCAATATACCACTTGctaattctttataattatttgtgaaattgattcaatttctaaaataaaattatttttacatccatttttatttttcattgtacaGTGAAACATTTATTACAGGTGCAATTAAGGGGCAGTATTGAATGGCAGTCATTGCCTACTCGGATGGGGGGGGGGGATCCACATATTTAttctaaataaacataataataaaacataaattaaaaaataaaaatgcctctTGTAGTATAACtaattacatataattaaatatgaactGACAAGTCCTTTGAATCAGCTCTTGGTTAAATTAAGGACTTATATACAATTTttgaaatcaatatttaaatatcaaatacattATCATATGGCCTAGCTAGAAGATATTTACCAGAGCCTAAACTTTATGCAGGGCTCCTACAAGGGTGAAATGTATTTTTCCTGGCATTTGATGTCTCAGCTCAAGGTTGGAGTTGCACTGTATTTAttagtgggacaatattcatacaatactacaacctagaaataatttgcaggtcacGGCAGCatgaatt
This genomic window contains:
- the LOC113108086 gene encoding oocyte zinc finger protein XlCOF19-like; translation: MSHSSKPRSHPCGLCDKSFAQISMLTRHQQLHTSRLVLHKRSHAAEKPHTCRLCSKTFISLAHLALHLRSHSGERKYKCSACSKMFMQSSQLMRHKTIHTGEKPFKCPDCNKCFGCASHLKTHRRLHTGEKPFKCTQYERAFTQKAGLIIHLRLHTGERPFKCEKCGKAFRTSAHLLNHQALELGEGRYNSATCNKGFRSVSMLKQHEKSHQGSGMLCCSVCSGAFAHSSYLQLKLHLQNGEQLFHCKVCNTIFVKMSTFEKHCRKHQTEMDGCEDREVKEEDDPPFELHTAVSPTPSTSEVNTRSKTRAKIKSTTESS